GGCAGTGGCACTGGCCGGGGAAGCCTTTCTGCCGGACCCGGCCAAGGCGTTACGATCCCGCAGCAGATGGTCGATAGCGCAGGCACCATCAATGTTCCCTTTGCGGGACCGGTGGAGGTCGTCGGGCGGACTGCCGCACAAGTCGAGCGGGAGATCGTTTCGCGCCTTGGTGGCCGCGCTCACCAGCCACAGGCGATTGTCAGGCTCGTGCAGAACCAGGCCCGCAACGTGACGATCATCGGCGAGGTCGGGGCAAGCCGGCGCGTTCCGGTCACCGCGCAGGGCGAACGCCTGCTTGACGTGCTTGCCGCCGCTGGCGGACCGCGCCAGCCGGTGGGGAAGACGACAGTCCAGCTTTCGCGCAGCGGAGTTTCGACCTCCATGTCGCTCGACGCGATTATTCGTGATCCGGCGCAGAACATCCGCGTGCGGCCAGACGACGTCGTGACGGTCACGTTCCAGCCTTACAGCTTCATCGCCTTGGGCGCTGTCGCGCAAAACGCCGAAGTTCCCTTTGAAGGTGGGGGGCTTACGCTCGCGCAGGCGCTTGGCCGGATCGGCGGGCTTCGCGCCGATCTTGCCGATATTGGCGGCGTGTTTGTGTTCCGACTGGAAGACCCGGCCGCTCTGGACCCTGCCAACCTTGAAGGTGCGCGGCGCATGGAAGACGGGCGCATCCCGGTGATTTATCGCCTCAACCTGCGCCAACCCACCAGCTTCTTCGCTGCCCAGGGCTTTGCGGTCCGCGACGATGACCTGCTCTACGTGTCCACCGCGCCGGGCGCCGATCTGCAGCGTTTCCTGACGACCCTTTCAAGCGTGGCCTTCTCCACCATTGCTATCAGCGATGCGGTCAGGTGACCTTGGCTGAGTGACGATGAAGCCGGTACGGGGCGGCCTGTCAGAGAAACAGCTCTGCCATCGCGTCGATGATCGCCTCGGCATCGAGCCGGTAGGTGCGATGGAGATCGATGAGGTCGCCGGTCTGACCGAAGCGATCAGTGCCGAGCGGGCTGACCCGCTGTCCTCGCACTCCGCCCAGCCATGACAGCGCGGCGGGCGAGCCGTCGAGCACGGTGACGAGCCCTGCGCCGGGGGCGAGCTGGCCGAGCAGCGTCTCGATATGGCTTGAGGTGCGCATGCCGCCCTGCCAGCGCGCGGCACGGGCCGCGGACCAATCGCGGTGCAACCGGTCCGGCGATGTGACGGCGAGCAGGCCGAGCCCGGGGATGTCGTCCTGCAATGCCTCCCAAGCAACAAGGGCCTCAGGAGCGACCGCGCCGCTGAACGCGATTGCGGCCCCGGCTCCGGGCGCGGGTTCGCGCAGCCAATAGGCCCCGGCGAGTGCGCCCGATTCCCACCCGTCGTCGGCTCGCACCTGTTGTTCGATCTGGCGGGTCGTAAGCCGCAAATAGACCGAGCTGCCGTCATCGGCCTGCATATGCTCGAAGGCCCAGCGCATCAGCAGCGCGACCTCATCCGCAAAGGCGGGCTCGAAGCTTTCCAGCCCCGGCTGGCCCATCCCGATCAGCGGGGTGTTGATCGACTGGTGTGCACCCCCTTCGCCCGCCAGAGTGATGCCCGAAGGCGTGCCCACCAGCAGGAACCTTGCGTCCTGATAGCAGCCGTAATTCAAGGCATCCAGTCCGCGCGCGATGAAGGGATCATAGACCGTCCCCACCGGCAGCAGCCGCGTGCCGAAATGCGGCGCCGCCAGCCCCAGCGAGGCGAGCAGCAGGAAGAAGTTGTTCTCGGCAATGCCCAGTTCGATATGCTGGCCAGCCGTGGTCGCGGTCCATTTCTGTGCCGAGGGAATGCGCGCCTTCTGGAACACGTCGGCCAGCTCCTGCCGCCGGAACAGCCCGCGCTGGTTGACGAAGGCGCCGAGGTTGGTGGTCTGCGTCACGTCGGGCGCGGTGGTGACCAGACGGTCGGCAAGCGCCTCGTCCGATTTGGCGAGATCGAACAGCACGCGCCCGAAAGCGGCCTGCGTCGATTGCACGGCGCCTTCGGGCACAGGCAGGCGGGCCGGCACGGGGATCGCAGGCGCGCGGTGTTCCGGCGCCTTGCGCGCAATCGGGCTGTCCTTGACCAGCGCGTCGAGCCGCGCGGCGAGGTTGTCGCCGAGGCCAGCCCACTTGTCCCACTCCTCGCCCGGCGCAATGCCGAGTTCGGCGCGCAGACCCTCGATCTGCGCGGTGTTCATCATTCCCGAATGGTTGTCCTTGTGGCCCGCCAGCGGCAGGCCGTAGCCCTTCACGGTGTAGGCGATGAACAGGGTGGGGCGGTCGTCGGTCACGGAATCGAAGGCGTCAAGCAGGCTCTCGATGCAATGCCCGCCGAGGTTGGTCATCAGCCGGGCGAGCTGTGCGTCATCATGCTGGCCAAGCAGATCGGCCACGCCCGTCTTATCGCCCAAATCGCGGGTCAGCCGTTCCCGCCATGCAGCGCCGCCAAGGTAGGTCAGCACCGCGAAATCGGCATTGGGGCAGTTCTCGATCCAGTCTTCCAGTGCCTGCCCGCCGGGCCGCTTGAACGCCTCGCGCTGAAGCCTTCCGTGCTTCAGCGTCACCACCCGCCAGCCGCAGGTTTCGAAGATATCGTCGAAGCGGCGGAACATCCGGTCCGCGGTGGTCGCGTCCAATGACTGGCGGTTGTAATCGACGATCCACCAGCAGTTGCGCAGATCGTGCTTGTAGCCTTCAATCAGGCATTCGTAGATATTGCCCTCGTCCAGCTCGGCATCGCCCATCAGCGCGATCATCCGGCCCGCGTCACTTTCGGCAAGCTGGCCGTGGGCAACAAGGTAGTCCTGCACCAGGCTGCTGAACGCTGTCACCGCCACCCCGAGGCCGACCGAACCGGTCGAGAAGTCGACCGGGATCGTGTCCTTGGTGCGGCTGGGATAGGACTGGACTCCGCCGAGACCACGGAACCGCTCCAGCTTGTCACGGGTCTGCTCGTCCAGCAGGTAATGGATCGCGTGCAGCACTGGCCCGGCATGGGGCTTGACCGCCACCTTGTCCTGCGGACGCAGCGCGTGGAAATAGAGCGCGGTCATCACCGCCGTGATCGAGGCGCAGCTGGCCTGATGTCCGCCGACCTTCAGCCCGTCACGCTTCTCCCGAAGATTGTTGGCATTGTGGACCGTCCACGAGGAAAGCCAGCGCAACCGTTGTTCGATTTGCGTAAGCAACGCGACCTGTTCGGCGCGCGCGTTTGCGGCGGTGGCGAGGTCAGGAACGGCGGCGTTCATGCGTGTGTGCTCCTGGCCAGATGGCGCAGATCGCAAGCGCGGATCGCCGTGGCCGGGCTTTCGGTGATCAGGCGCACGGCATGTTCGCCCGCGTTTGCGGAATGCTAGAAGCCTTGCCCCGAACGGGCCGAAACCACTGTGATGCGCTCACTTCCATCGAGCGGCCCGATTACGAAGTCGGCATCCGGGGCGCAAGTGTAGACAAGCGACCGCAACACCCTGATGAGGATGTGCGGCGTAAGCCCGAACGTACCAGCGCCCGAAATCAGGGCTGCTTGGGGCCGCGCTTGTGCTTGTGGGGGCCGGGCTTGCCGGGGCGTGCTGCGTGCGGCTTGCCTGCGAAATTGCGGCCCGGCGGCTTGGCTTTCACGAAGGCATTATCGGCCGAGCTGCGCGAAGGGCGGCGCTGGCGGTTGCTGCGGGCCACTTCACGCGGGCCGGCTTCCGAACGTTCGATCAGCAAAGCCTCTTCCGGGCCATCGGCTTCGGCCGTGCGGGCGGCGGCGGCGGCATACTTGTCGGCGATGGTACGCGGGATCTGGAAGAAGGTCTCTGCCTGCCCGATGCGGATCGCGCCGATTTCGTTGCGGGTGATGTGCCCGCGGCGGCAGATCAGCGGCAACAGCCATCGCGGATCGGCGTTCTGGCTGCGGCCGATATCCATGCGGAACCACACCGTATCCTCGAACCCGGGGCGATGGCGCTCCTTCTGGGCCTCGGCGCGGGCTTGGGGGGTGTTGGCGATAAGGTCTTCAGGCTCGGGCATCCGCGAGCGGTGCGCGTGGACCAGCATCGCGGCGATATCCTCGGCGCTGCGCTCGGCGAGCAGGCGCTGGGCAAGCTCGCGGTCGGCATCGTCGAATTCCGTCGGGGCGAGCAGCTTGCCGAGCAGGCGCTCGCGGTCGCGCATGGCGATGGCTTCGCGGTCGGGCACGTCCTGCCACTCGGCATTGATCTGCGCGCGGCCCAGCATCGCCTCGACCCGGCGGCGGGCGGAGAAGGGCACAATCAGCACGGCAACGCCCTTGCGCCCGGCACGGCCCGTGCGGCCCGAGCGGTGCTGCAGCGTCTCGGCATCGCGGGGGATTTCGACATGGACGACGAGGCTGAGGGTGGGAAGGTCGATCCCGCGCGCGGCGACATCGGTGGCAACGCAAACGCGGGCGCGGCCGTCACGCAGGGCTTGCAGGGCCTGATTGCGTTCCTGCTGCGAATGTTCGCCCGACAGCGCGACAACGGCAAAGCCGCGCTCCTGCAAAGTCGCGTGGAGATGGCGCACCTTTTCGCGCGTGGCGCAGAACAGGATGGCGGTCTCCGCTTCGTGGAAGCGCAGCAGGTTGACCACCGCGTTCTCGACTTCGGGCGGGGAGACGGTCACGGCCTGATAGGCGATGTCACCGTGGCCGCGGCCTTCGCTGATCGTGGCGATGCGCAGGGCATTGTGCTGATAGCGGCGGGCCAGTGCCTCGATGGGGCGCGGCATGGTTGCCGAGAACAGCAGCGTGCGGCGCCCGTCCGGGGTGCCGTCGAGGATCGCCTCAAGCTCCTCGCGGAAGCCCATGTCGAGCATCTCGTCGGCTTCGTCGAGCACCGCTACGGCGAGCTGCGATAGGTTCAGCGCGCCGCGTTCGAAATGGTCCCGCAGGCGGCCGGGGGTGCCGACCACGATCGCCGGGCCGGACTGGAGAACCTTGCGTTCGGCCGAGGGGTTCATGCCGCCCACGCAGGTCGCCACGCGAGCGCCGGTGCGGGCATAGAGCCATTCCAGCTCGCGGCTGACCTGGAGTGCAAGTTCGCGCGTGGGGGTGATGACCAGCGCGCGCGGGGTCTGGACGAAGCCGATTTTCCCCGCATCATCAAGCAGCTGCGGCACCATGGCGAGCCCGAAAGCCACCGTCTTGCCCGAGCCCGTCTGCGCCGAAACGACCAGATCGCGCCCTTCCGCTTCCGGGCGCAGCACCTCGGCCTGAACGGGGGTGGCGACTTCGTAGCCGCGCTCGGTCAGGGCGGTTTCGATGGTGGCGGGCAGGGCGGGGAATGCGGTATTCGTCATGGGGAGGGACTCGTCTGGAACGGCTCGCCGGGGCGCAAAAAAGGCGCAAAATCGGGCGCGAAGCTTGGGGTGTAGAGGGGCGGTGCCGATGCGATCCCGCGTATTCGAGCGCGCCCCATACGCGCTTTCCGCAAATTTGGCGCGTCAAAAGTGAGGGGCGCGGAAATCAGGCCCCTGACGGCGCTTTCAGCACATGAAGCTGGTAGTACCCGAGCGGTCCGCGCCGGCTTTCCAGATAGAGTCCC
This DNA window, taken from Porphyrobacter sp. ULC335, encodes the following:
- a CDS encoding polysaccharide biosynthesis/export family protein; translation: MKSNRHIMSRGLRMTGLALIAASLAACSSLGGSGPSGASIRDAGGSDYADSGVILIDLDDQAVKRAAHYSRSRSLAEVFGDSQPASLTIGHGDVVDVTIWEAPPAILFGSGTGRGSLSAGPGQGVTIPQQMVDSAGTINVPFAGPVEVVGRTAAQVEREIVSRLGGRAHQPQAIVRLVQNQARNVTIIGEVGASRRVPVTAQGERLLDVLAAAGGPRQPVGKTTVQLSRSGVSTSMSLDAIIRDPAQNIRVRPDDVVTVTFQPYSFIALGAVAQNAEVPFEGGGLTLAQALGRIGGLRADLADIGGVFVFRLEDPAALDPANLEGARRMEDGRIPVIYRLNLRQPTSFFAAQGFAVRDDDLLYVSTAPGADLQRFLTTLSSVAFSTIAISDAVR
- a CDS encoding DEAD/DEAH box helicase, which gives rise to MTNTAFPALPATIETALTERGYEVATPVQAEVLRPEAEGRDLVVSAQTGSGKTVAFGLAMVPQLLDDAGKIGFVQTPRALVITPTRELALQVSRELEWLYARTGARVATCVGGMNPSAERKVLQSGPAIVVGTPGRLRDHFERGALNLSQLAVAVLDEADEMLDMGFREELEAILDGTPDGRRTLLFSATMPRPIEALARRYQHNALRIATISEGRGHGDIAYQAVTVSPPEVENAVVNLLRFHEAETAILFCATREKVRHLHATLQERGFAVVALSGEHSQQERNQALQALRDGRARVCVATDVAARGIDLPTLSLVVHVEIPRDAETLQHRSGRTGRAGRKGVAVLIVPFSARRRVEAMLGRAQINAEWQDVPDREAIAMRDRERLLGKLLAPTEFDDADRELAQRLLAERSAEDIAAMLVHAHRSRMPEPEDLIANTPQARAEAQKERHRPGFEDTVWFRMDIGRSQNADPRWLLPLICRRGHITRNEIGAIRIGQAETFFQIPRTIADKYAAAAARTAEADGPEEALLIERSEAGPREVARSNRQRRPSRSSADNAFVKAKPPGRNFAGKPHAARPGKPGPHKHKRGPKQP
- a CDS encoding transketolase, whose translation is MNAAVPDLATAANARAEQVALLTQIEQRLRWLSSWTVHNANNLREKRDGLKVGGHQASCASITAVMTALYFHALRPQDKVAVKPHAGPVLHAIHYLLDEQTRDKLERFRGLGGVQSYPSRTKDTIPVDFSTGSVGLGVAVTAFSSLVQDYLVAHGQLAESDAGRMIALMGDAELDEGNIYECLIEGYKHDLRNCWWIVDYNRQSLDATTADRMFRRFDDIFETCGWRVVTLKHGRLQREAFKRPGGQALEDWIENCPNADFAVLTYLGGAAWRERLTRDLGDKTGVADLLGQHDDAQLARLMTNLGGHCIESLLDAFDSVTDDRPTLFIAYTVKGYGLPLAGHKDNHSGMMNTAQIEGLRAELGIAPGEEWDKWAGLGDNLAARLDALVKDSPIARKAPEHRAPAIPVPARLPVPEGAVQSTQAAFGRVLFDLAKSDEALADRLVTTAPDVTQTTNLGAFVNQRGLFRRQELADVFQKARIPSAQKWTATTAGQHIELGIAENNFFLLLASLGLAAPHFGTRLLPVGTVYDPFIARGLDALNYGCYQDARFLLVGTPSGITLAGEGGAHQSINTPLIGMGQPGLESFEPAFADEVALLMRWAFEHMQADDGSSVYLRLTTRQIEQQVRADDGWESGALAGAYWLREPAPGAGAAIAFSGAVAPEALVAWEALQDDIPGLGLLAVTSPDRLHRDWSAARAARWQGGMRTSSHIETLLGQLAPGAGLVTVLDGSPAALSWLGGVRGQRVSPLGTDRFGQTGDLIDLHRTYRLDAEAIIDAMAELFL